In Burkholderia sp. PAMC 26561, the following are encoded in one genomic region:
- a CDS encoding histidine kinase dimerization/phosphoacceptor domain -containing protein produces MTISIAHVNFTPKGSAMSSNVFPITPTPAQAHENRRMAAVRRYDILDTPPDGSFDHVTAVAARMLGTPVAIVSIVDTDRIWFKSHHGLDVQQITRDMGLCASAVMQDGPWLVNDAPRDPRTLTNPLVAGEFGLGFYLGIPLQTNDGFNLGTLCVLDFQPRTVSQDQIDHLSDLASVVMDQLELRLSARLAIADLSAAIEQKEAAYRQAALLAKEIDHRVMNSLQLIANMLTLQSVQLRGTPGALEISKAAGKIVAVAQVHQHMHLDETVTTLDCADYLRRLCSGLSDVLGTGGAPIIVEAVSVSLLSEQIGRIGLIVNELATNARKYGATQIKVSLTRLDSNEFCLSVSDNGPGLPADFAPEKMSGLGMKVIVSLVRGLNGTLTYDADETMGGTRFRTCFPAGADSV; encoded by the coding sequence GTGACGATATCCATCGCCCATGTGAACTTCACACCAAAGGGCTCGGCTATGAGTTCCAATGTTTTTCCGATTACCCCTACGCCTGCGCAAGCGCATGAAAACCGTCGTATGGCGGCGGTACGCCGATACGATATTTTAGATACGCCTCCAGACGGGTCTTTCGACCACGTGACGGCGGTAGCCGCACGCATGCTGGGTACGCCGGTCGCCATTGTGAGCATCGTCGATACGGACCGGATCTGGTTCAAATCGCATCACGGCTTAGATGTGCAGCAAATCACGCGAGATATGGGCCTGTGCGCATCGGCGGTCATGCAGGATGGCCCATGGTTAGTGAACGACGCTCCGCGCGATCCACGGACCCTCACCAACCCTCTGGTTGCGGGCGAATTTGGCCTTGGCTTCTATCTCGGGATTCCGCTGCAAACCAACGACGGGTTCAACTTGGGGACCCTGTGTGTTCTCGACTTTCAACCTCGCACGGTTAGTCAGGATCAGATCGACCACTTGAGCGACCTTGCAAGCGTCGTGATGGACCAACTTGAGCTCCGCCTCTCCGCTCGACTGGCGATCGCCGATCTATCTGCCGCGATCGAACAAAAAGAGGCGGCTTACCGGCAAGCGGCTTTGTTGGCGAAGGAGATCGATCATCGCGTGATGAATAGTTTGCAGTTGATTGCAAACATGCTCACATTGCAAAGCGTGCAACTACGCGGCACGCCAGGAGCGCTAGAGATCTCTAAAGCCGCAGGCAAAATCGTCGCCGTCGCGCAAGTTCACCAACACATGCACCTGGACGAGACGGTAACCACCCTCGATTGCGCCGACTATTTGCGGCGGCTGTGCAGCGGTTTGTCAGATGTGTTGGGAACGGGGGGCGCCCCCATCATTGTCGAGGCCGTGTCGGTTAGTCTGCTAAGTGAGCAAATCGGGCGTATCGGATTAATCGTCAACGAGCTCGCAACGAACGCACGAAAATACGGCGCCACTCAGATAAAAGTGAGCTTGACGCGGCTGGATTCGAATGAATTTTGTTTGTCGGTTTCGGACAATGGTCCGGGGCTGCCGGCAGATTTCGCACCAGAGAAAATGTCTGGACTGGGAATGAAAGTGATCGTGTCGCTGGTTCGAGGGCTCAATGGAACATTAACTTACGACGCCGACGAAACGATGGGCGGTACGCGCTTTCGCACCTGTTTTCCGGCAGGTGCCGATTCAGTCTAG
- a CDS encoding DUF2934 domain-containing protein, protein MIQGEFVANYSIEDRIREKAYTLWLVDGAMEGCADEYWRQAREAVENEIACEQLNDGGSGVQRD, encoded by the coding sequence ATCATCCAAGGGGAGTTCGTAGCAAATTATTCAATTGAGGATCGAATCCGTGAAAAAGCCTACACGCTATGGCTGGTTGATGGGGCTATGGAAGGATGCGCGGACGAATATTGGCGGCAGGCCCGCGAAGCTGTTGAAAACGAGATCGCGTGCGAGCAGTTAAACGACGGTGGAAGCGGGGTGCAAAGAGACTGA
- a CDS encoding IS630 family transposase, whose translation MGRKGIEISVSTLEREQLLTMSRSRSLPHSLVRRAKIILMAADGHTSQEIALRCEVTPPAITHWKKRFVAQGLAGLHDEARPGRPRTHDDEAVAELLARVLHEKPDGATHWSVRSAATQTGISKSSVARYLSLFGVQPHRSKSFKLSTDPYFVEKVRDIVGLYLSPPTHALVLCVDEKTQCQALERTQPVLPMGLGYLEGVTHDYIRHGTTTLFAALNTATGEVITQCKSRHRHQEFLAFLNHVDQAVPTDLEIHLVVDNYATHKHPKVKAWLAKHPRYHMHFTPTYSSWLNQVERWFGLVTQQAIRRGSFRNVRQLITSIERYVQQYNQHKRAFVWTATADSILKKVAKLCKVISGTEH comes from the coding sequence ATGGGACGCAAGGGAATCGAGATTTCGGTGTCGACGCTGGAGCGGGAGCAATTGCTAACAATGAGTCGCTCGCGTTCTCTGCCTCATTCTTTGGTCCGTCGAGCAAAGATTATTTTGATGGCCGCTGACGGTCATACGAGCCAGGAAATCGCTTTGCGGTGCGAGGTGACCCCGCCGGCGATCACGCATTGGAAGAAGCGATTTGTCGCACAGGGGCTTGCCGGTCTGCATGATGAAGCCCGCCCGGGCCGTCCGCGCACACATGACGATGAAGCGGTGGCAGAACTGTTGGCCAGGGTGCTGCACGAGAAGCCGGACGGGGCGACACACTGGAGCGTGCGCTCTGCCGCTACGCAGACAGGGATTTCTAAGAGTTCGGTGGCCCGGTATCTGTCGCTATTCGGCGTACAGCCCCATCGTTCAAAGAGCTTCAAGCTGTCTACCGATCCGTACTTTGTTGAGAAGGTGCGCGACATTGTCGGGCTATACCTAAGCCCTCCGACCCATGCACTCGTGCTGTGCGTCGATGAGAAGACCCAGTGTCAGGCACTGGAGCGTACGCAGCCCGTGCTGCCGATGGGGTTAGGCTATCTCGAAGGGGTAACGCATGACTACATCCGGCACGGGACGACTACCCTGTTCGCTGCGCTCAATACGGCAACGGGCGAAGTCATCACCCAATGCAAGTCACGCCATAGGCATCAGGAGTTTCTGGCCTTTCTGAATCACGTCGACCAGGCTGTGCCGACTGATCTCGAGATTCATCTGGTGGTCGACAACTATGCGACGCACAAGCATCCGAAGGTCAAGGCCTGGTTAGCCAAACATCCGCGGTACCACATGCATTTCACACCCACCTATTCGAGCTGGCTCAATCAGGTGGAGCGCTGGTTTGGACTGGTTACACAACAGGCGATCCGACGCGGGTCATTCAGAAACGTGCGCCAACTGATTACCAGTATCGAGCGCTATGTTCAGCAGTACAACCAGCACAAGCGAGCGTTTGTGTGGACTGCAACAGCCGATTCCATTCTCAAGAAAGTGGCGAAACTATGTAAAGTTATTTCTGGGACAGAACACTAG
- the tnpC gene encoding IS66 family transposase gives MNSPTDLDALDPDQLRALARQLMTQVDEKTRESHYRQTRIDQLTHELSVIKRLQFGRRSEQFTAEQLSLLDEAIDEDLAALEAELDELRSDAPQEKPRKRAKRLPLPPQLPRTDIHHEPTELSCSCGCQRVRIGEDISEKLDYTPGVFTVERHIRGKWACKACETLIQAPVPPHVIDKGIPTNGLLAQVLVAKYGDHLPLYRQERIFARAGLAIPQSTLGGWVGVCGVRLQPLVDALQEELLRHSVLHADETPVRMLSPGKGRTHSAYLWAYTSTQFAEVRAVVYEFADGRSGEHARAFLGNWRGKLVVDDYSGYKAGFKLGITEIGCMAHARRKFFDLHASKKSQIAEQALKFFVALYDVEREAADLDPEQRRAIREERGRPIAQALHVWMLAQRKLVSEGSPIAKALDYNLKRWQALTRYLDDPHVPIDNNRIENLIRPWAIGRANWLFAGSLRAGQRAAAIMSLVRSAQLNGHDPYAYLKDVLTRLPTQRADQIAELLPHNWVPPVP, from the coding sequence ATGAATTCACCCACCGATCTCGATGCCCTGGACCCCGATCAACTGCGCGCGCTCGCGCGGCAGTTGATGACCCAGGTCGACGAGAAGACGCGTGAATCGCACTACCGCCAAACGCGCATTGACCAGCTTACCCATGAGCTCTCGGTCATCAAACGCCTGCAATTCGGCAGACGTAGCGAACAGTTCACTGCCGAGCAGTTAAGCTTGCTGGACGAGGCCATTGATGAGGATTTGGCAGCGCTTGAGGCCGAGCTGGATGAACTGCGCTCGGACGCGCCGCAGGAGAAACCTCGCAAGCGGGCCAAACGCTTGCCGTTGCCGCCCCAGTTGCCCCGCACCGACATCCATCACGAACCGACTGAGTTAAGCTGCTCCTGTGGCTGCCAGCGCGTACGCATCGGCGAGGATATCAGCGAGAAGCTTGACTACACTCCGGGCGTGTTCACTGTTGAGCGCCACATCCGTGGGAAGTGGGCATGTAAAGCGTGCGAGACGTTGATCCAGGCGCCGGTGCCACCGCATGTAATCGACAAAGGGATTCCGACGAATGGCTTGCTCGCGCAGGTGTTGGTTGCCAAATACGGCGACCACCTTCCTCTGTACCGGCAGGAACGCATCTTCGCCCGGGCTGGCCTAGCAATTCCACAATCGACGCTCGGCGGCTGGGTGGGCGTATGCGGTGTACGTTTGCAGCCCTTGGTCGACGCACTTCAGGAGGAACTGCTGCGCCATAGCGTCTTACATGCAGACGAAACGCCGGTGCGGATGTTGAGCCCCGGCAAAGGGAGGACGCATAGCGCCTATTTATGGGCCTACACGTCGACTCAGTTTGCAGAGGTGCGCGCTGTCGTGTACGAGTTCGCCGACGGCAGATCTGGCGAACATGCCCGCGCCTTCTTGGGCAACTGGCGTGGCAAGCTGGTCGTCGACGATTACAGCGGCTATAAAGCAGGATTCAAACTGGGCATCACGGAAATTGGCTGCATGGCGCACGCGCGGAGAAAATTCTTCGATCTGCACGCGAGCAAGAAGAGCCAGATCGCCGAGCAGGCATTGAAATTCTTCGTGGCGCTCTACGACGTCGAGCGCGAAGCCGCCGACTTAGACCCTGAGCAACGACGAGCGATTCGTGAGGAACGAGGCCGGCCAATTGCACAGGCGTTGCACGTCTGGATGCTCGCTCAGCGCAAGCTTGTCTCCGAGGGCTCGCCGATCGCCAAAGCACTGGACTACAACCTCAAGCGTTGGCAGGCGCTCACGCGCTATCTCGACGATCCTCATGTGCCCATTGATAACAACCGAATCGAAAACCTGATTCGGCCGTGGGCCATTGGACGGGCCAACTGGTTATTCGCGGGTTCACTACGCGCTGGTCAACGTGCCGCTGCCATCATGAGTCTGGTGCGTTCCGCTCAGCTCAATGGGCACGACCCATACGCATACTTAAAAGACGTCCTTACGCGACTGCCGACACAGCGGGCCGACCAGATCGCCGAATTGCTTCCGCATAACTGGGTACCACCCGTCCCATGA
- a CDS encoding EAL domain-containing protein — translation MSPEEKSAFPISIQLSSCSGCGSKVADPIELAFAFQPIVDIESKMIFACEALVRGPNGESAASVLSRVSDTNRYQFDQLCRTTAIGQAASLQMKSLLSINFMPNAVYRPEACIRSTLAAAEKHGFPIERIIFETVEGENIISRPHLVSIFKAYKAFGFQTAIDDFGAGYSGLTLLADFQPDFIKLDMELVRNIDTDSVRQTIVRSVLAMCNALGIRVIAEGIETRGERDFFAAYGVALMQGYFFAKPAFKQIPSPHESSFDTR, via the coding sequence ATGTCACCCGAAGAAAAATCCGCATTTCCGATATCGATACAGCTATCCTCTTGTTCTGGGTGCGGCTCCAAAGTTGCGGATCCTATCGAACTCGCTTTCGCATTTCAACCGATCGTCGACATCGAATCGAAAATGATTTTCGCGTGCGAGGCGTTGGTCCGGGGCCCCAACGGAGAATCAGCAGCATCGGTGTTGTCGAGGGTCAGCGACACCAATCGCTACCAATTTGATCAGCTTTGCCGAACCACCGCGATCGGACAGGCAGCAAGCCTTCAGATGAAGTCGCTGCTCTCGATTAATTTTATGCCCAACGCGGTATACCGGCCTGAAGCATGTATTCGAAGCACCCTTGCCGCAGCAGAGAAGCATGGGTTTCCGATCGAGCGAATCATCTTCGAGACTGTCGAGGGTGAAAACATCATAAGTCGACCGCATCTTGTTAGTATATTCAAGGCGTATAAAGCGTTCGGCTTCCAGACTGCGATCGATGATTTCGGCGCGGGATATTCGGGGCTGACTTTACTGGCGGATTTTCAGCCGGACTTCATCAAGCTCGACATGGAGCTCGTACGGAACATTGATACGGACAGCGTCAGGCAGACTATCGTTCGCAGCGTGCTTGCAATGTGCAACGCGCTGGGAATCAGGGTAATCGCCGAAGGAATCGAGACGCGCGGCGAGCGCGACTTCTTCGCTGCATACGGGGTCGCACTGATGCAGGGATATTTTTTCGCCAAACCCGCGTTCAAGCAAATACCCTCGCCCCACGAAAGCTCCTTCGACACACGATAG
- a CDS encoding hybrid sensor histidine kinase/response regulator: MRPNRLLRSFQAVRSRQGLRARDLLSYAERIIVTIREPFLVLNESLQVKMANRSFYQTFRVTQGETEKVSIYDLGDGQWNQPDFRALLDDVKSGSQAIGDCYVKHNFPTIGDKTMRVNARRLEPGNSHPGLILVEIEDITERRQAESALRASEVQYRRLFQSAMDGILILDAITLKIIDANRFITDLLGYSQDELLGKELWQIGFFRDKRGSQAVYQELQEQGYVRYDHLPLETKDGKTADVEFISNVYLADNRAVAQCNIRDISERSKLEQTLQAQTESLADLHHRKDEFLAMLSHELRNPLAPISNAVRLLRLYRNEDPVQQRARIIIERQVIQLTRLVDDLMEVSRITTGRIQLRCEIVAMSAIVEHAVETTRPLMDQRKQELEVSVPLEPIWLYADADRMEQVAVNLLANAAKYTDEGGHIGLSVKREGDECVMRLRDTGVGIAPELLPHVFDLFTQAERSLARSRGGLGIGLALVQRLVEMHGGRVEVHSALGKGSEFVVRLPVAAQPADPLLKPPLLHGQTADVAPRGLKVLVVDDNVDTADSLTLLVELLDHDVRTAYDGLTALDIAIQYRPNVALLDIGLPGIDGYEVATRIRKQAGLEGMVLVAITGYGQESDRQLATQAGFDHHLVKPVDFDRVQRILAGTPVDNLTSARQVFTE, encoded by the coding sequence ATGCGACCGAACCGCCTCCTAAGAAGTTTCCAAGCAGTCCGTAGCAGGCAAGGGCTGCGTGCGCGGGATTTGCTTTCCTATGCGGAGCGGATCATCGTGACGATAAGGGAACCATTTCTCGTCCTTAACGAGAGCCTTCAAGTCAAGATGGCTAATCGGTCCTTTTATCAAACCTTTCGCGTCACACAAGGCGAGACGGAAAAGGTTTCGATTTATGACCTTGGTGATGGTCAATGGAACCAGCCCGACTTCCGAGCCCTCCTTGACGATGTGAAATCGGGTAGTCAAGCGATCGGCGACTGTTACGTGAAGCATAATTTTCCGACAATCGGCGACAAGACCATGCGTGTGAATGCTCGGCGATTGGAGCCAGGCAACAGCCATCCGGGCTTAATCCTGGTCGAGATTGAAGACATCACCGAACGCAGACAGGCGGAAAGTGCTTTGCGTGCCTCGGAGGTCCAGTACCGGCGATTGTTTCAAAGCGCCATGGACGGGATTCTCATCCTTGACGCGATCACCTTGAAGATTATCGACGCTAACCGGTTCATCACGGATTTGCTTGGTTATTCGCAGGACGAACTCCTGGGAAAGGAGCTGTGGCAGATAGGATTTTTTCGCGATAAACGCGGTAGTCAAGCCGTCTACCAAGAGCTACAAGAGCAGGGCTATGTTCGCTACGACCATTTGCCACTCGAAACAAAAGATGGAAAAACGGCCGACGTTGAATTCATCAGTAATGTCTATCTAGCAGACAATCGCGCCGTTGCGCAATGCAATATCCGCGATATTAGTGAGCGGTCCAAACTAGAGCAAACGTTACAGGCACAGACCGAATCGTTGGCGGATCTTCACCACAGGAAGGACGAGTTTTTAGCGATGCTTAGCCATGAACTTCGTAACCCGCTCGCGCCCATCTCAAACGCAGTGCGTCTGCTTCGTCTGTACAGGAACGAGGATCCCGTTCAGCAGCGTGCCCGCATCATCATCGAGCGTCAGGTCATTCAACTGACACGTCTGGTGGATGACCTCATGGAGGTCTCCCGTATCACTACCGGAAGGATCCAGCTTCGTTGTGAAATCGTCGCCATGAGCGCCATCGTAGAGCATGCGGTGGAGACAACGCGCCCTCTGATGGACCAACGCAAGCAGGAACTTGAGGTGTCGGTGCCCTTAGAACCCATCTGGCTATATGCCGACGCGGACCGGATGGAACAGGTGGCCGTGAATCTGCTCGCTAACGCCGCCAAGTACACCGACGAAGGTGGTCATATTGGGTTGAGCGTCAAGCGCGAGGGCGATGAATGCGTCATGCGACTGCGCGATACCGGTGTTGGCATTGCCCCAGAACTTCTACCGCATGTGTTCGATCTGTTCACTCAAGCGGAACGATCGTTAGCCCGTTCGCGCGGTGGCTTAGGGATCGGGTTAGCGCTGGTTCAGCGTTTGGTAGAAATGCATGGCGGGCGCGTGGAAGTTCACAGTGCTTTGGGAAAGGGCAGTGAGTTCGTCGTACGGCTTCCCGTGGCAGCGCAGCCTGCAGATCCCTTGCTTAAGCCGCCTCTGCTTCACGGCCAAACGGCGGACGTAGCACCACGCGGCCTGAAGGTGCTGGTCGTCGATGACAATGTTGACACGGCCGACAGTTTGACGTTGCTCGTAGAGCTACTAGACCATGATGTTCGAACCGCATACGATGGCCTGACCGCGCTGGATATCGCTATCCAATATCGACCCAATGTCGCACTGCTGGACATCGGTTTGCCAGGAATCGACGGCTATGAGGTTGCGACCCGCATCCGGAAACAAGCAGGTCTTGAAGGAATGGTATTGGTGGCCATCACTGGATATGGGCAGGAGTCGGACCGACAACTGGCGACGCAAGCTGGATTTGATCACCATTTGGTCAAGCCGGTTGATTTCGACCGGGTGCAGCGAATCTTGGCGGGAACGCCGGTTGATAACTTAACCTCCGCACGGCAGGTGTTCACGGAGTAG
- a CDS encoding PAS domain-containing protein, translating into MGSDASESYLASAEAWSCEAVLRNYRLLSEASPTISWTAGPAGQINFISEDALRSNPDDPANPTLSNIRWEDLLHPDDVEMTAAAWRRSANSGQNYCARHRMKIGGIYRWVLSQAKAVIAPDASIHGWLGSTVNIDETIAEESGQLQAESRYRSLVAAASAVVYQCSADGQFASPQSSWQRFTGQPWEEHQGFGWSRMIHPDDRTKVEAALSKSVETDAPYRVDVRLWCSAAGDYHRCRISAAGTSVLSQK; encoded by the coding sequence GTGGGAAGCGATGCATCGGAAAGCTATCTAGCTTCGGCAGAAGCTTGGTCCTGCGAAGCCGTATTGAGGAATTACCGCCTGCTTTCAGAGGCAAGCCCAACGATTTCTTGGACAGCAGGACCTGCGGGCCAAATCAATTTTATTAGCGAAGATGCACTTCGGTCTAATCCGGATGATCCGGCCAATCCAACTCTTAGCAACATCCGCTGGGAAGACCTCCTGCATCCAGATGACGTCGAAATGACTGCCGCCGCTTGGCGCCGCTCAGCTAATAGCGGACAGAATTATTGCGCCAGGCATCGCATGAAGATCGGCGGCATATATCGCTGGGTGTTGTCCCAAGCTAAAGCGGTCATAGCGCCAGACGCGAGCATTCATGGCTGGCTAGGGAGCACCGTCAATATCGACGAAACCATCGCCGAAGAGAGCGGGCAGTTGCAGGCCGAGTCACGCTACCGCTCGCTCGTGGCCGCCGCTAGCGCTGTTGTATATCAATGTAGTGCGGACGGACAGTTTGCATCGCCTCAGTCCTCGTGGCAGCGATTTACAGGGCAGCCCTGGGAGGAACATCAAGGCTTCGGGTGGAGTCGAATGATTCACCCGGACGATCGGACCAAGGTAGAAGCCGCTCTTTCAAAGTCCGTTGAGACCGACGCGCCGTACCGTGTCGATGTGAGACTGTGGTGCTCGGCCGCCGGCGATTACCATCGTTGTCGCATTAGTGCGGCAGGCACTAGTGTTCTGTCCCAGAAATAA
- a CDS encoding hybrid sensor histidine kinase/response regulator translates to MIADVEDSLQQAERLREDQERLALSIEAAEIGTFHCPMPLGKIIWDARCRQHFWLAQDEEVDFDRFYSIVHPDDRKTIREAVTRAVSNTEPYDIEYRTVSPQGAIRWIRAKGSSYLDASGRPVRFDGITIDISAQKALQAQRDMLLERERIEKAAAQNASRLKDSFLATISHELRTPLNAMQAWIYLLRQNHRDFDLVFRALDSIERNVRVQSKLVDDLLDISSITSGKLFLEIETVSLKDVVNAAISDVKAAGLIKDVQIATATEYDVSVGADVLRLRQVFVNVLDNAIKHSKPGGFVKVSLDIRAKHVKVLFADNGSGIAPDFMQRLFEPFTQADDAIGRHHEGLGIGLAIAANIVDLHGGSITARSEGIGRGSEFIVTLPRLESADVLETDSIGENSLRAIEAPRFDGVRVLIIEDNLDALEAMAAVFKMEGAQVSTAESASAARHLLSSGTYDAITSDIGMPGEDGYSLMRWIREQNISTPAVALTAFTRPEDEARAYHAGFDRFHPKPVHPPQLLALVSDMLLKNAGTGPRDTGASSDVEV, encoded by the coding sequence ATGATCGCAGACGTTGAAGATAGCCTTCAACAGGCAGAGCGCCTGCGCGAGGACCAGGAGCGCCTCGCGCTTTCGATTGAAGCTGCGGAGATCGGTACGTTTCATTGTCCGATGCCATTGGGCAAGATCATTTGGGACGCGCGTTGCAGGCAACATTTTTGGCTTGCACAGGATGAGGAGGTCGACTTCGACCGCTTTTATTCGATAGTTCACCCAGATGACCGAAAAACCATTCGCGAGGCGGTGACACGAGCCGTTTCGAATACGGAACCGTACGACATCGAATATAGAACCGTGTCGCCGCAGGGCGCGATCCGATGGATCCGCGCCAAGGGGAGTAGCTATCTCGACGCCAGTGGCCGACCGGTTCGATTTGATGGCATTACCATAGACATCTCAGCTCAAAAAGCGCTGCAGGCGCAACGCGACATGCTGTTGGAGCGCGAGCGCATAGAGAAGGCAGCGGCGCAAAACGCCAGCCGCCTGAAAGACTCTTTTCTCGCGACCATTTCCCACGAATTGCGCACGCCATTAAACGCGATGCAGGCATGGATTTATCTTTTGCGTCAAAACCATCGAGATTTTGACCTCGTGTTCAGAGCACTCGATTCTATCGAGCGCAATGTCCGAGTGCAGTCGAAACTCGTCGATGATCTGCTCGACATTAGCAGCATAACCTCGGGCAAGCTGTTTTTAGAAATAGAGACTGTCTCGCTTAAAGACGTTGTCAACGCTGCGATTAGCGACGTCAAAGCGGCCGGCTTGATAAAGGATGTTCAAATCGCCACTGCAACGGAGTATGACGTCTCGGTGGGGGCCGACGTATTACGACTTCGACAAGTTTTCGTAAATGTTTTGGACAACGCAATAAAGCATTCTAAGCCGGGCGGTTTTGTGAAAGTTTCGCTCGATATTCGAGCGAAACATGTCAAGGTCTTGTTTGCCGACAATGGGAGCGGAATCGCGCCCGATTTTATGCAACGTCTCTTCGAGCCGTTCACACAGGCCGACGACGCGATAGGTCGTCACCATGAAGGTCTTGGCATAGGCCTCGCGATCGCTGCAAATATTGTGGACCTTCACGGGGGATCCATTACTGCTCGAAGCGAGGGTATAGGTCGTGGCAGCGAATTTATTGTGACCCTCCCACGTCTGGAATCGGCTGACGTCTTGGAGACAGACTCTATCGGCGAAAACTCGCTACGGGCAATCGAGGCTCCTCGCTTTGATGGGGTTCGGGTTTTAATTATCGAAGACAATCTCGATGCGCTTGAAGCAATGGCGGCGGTTTTCAAGATGGAAGGCGCGCAAGTGTCGACAGCCGAATCGGCCAGCGCAGCTCGTCATCTACTGTCTTCTGGAACCTACGACGCCATTACATCGGACATAGGGATGCCAGGTGAGGATGGCTATTCGTTAATGCGCTGGATCCGTGAACAGAACATTTCCACGCCAGCCGTCGCACTCACCGCTTTCACACGTCCTGAAGATGAAGCCCGGGCTTACCACGCGGGATTTGACCGTTTCCACCCTAAGCCGGTCCATCCGCCTCAACTACTCGCGCTGGTAAGCGATATGCTGTTAAAAAACGCAGGCACGGGGCCACGCGACACGGGCGCAAGCTCAGACGTTGAGGTTTGA
- a CDS encoding response regulator: MTTVLLVDDEPEALAAWEMCCKDDGYEVQAAGDGQAALEVLSDHPVDIVVADWRMPRMSGSALCRHIRNAPGLAGIIFILVSAEPSPPAFVRYDGFLRKPIDVPILLGTMRRLLAEHAAECAATRAHDVTYQHR; this comes from the coding sequence ATGACGACGGTATTGTTGGTGGACGATGAGCCGGAGGCCTTGGCAGCCTGGGAAATGTGCTGCAAAGACGATGGGTACGAAGTACAAGCCGCAGGTGATGGCCAGGCGGCCCTTGAGGTTTTGAGTGACCATCCTGTCGATATCGTGGTGGCTGATTGGCGCATGCCGAGGATGTCCGGCAGTGCGCTTTGCCGCCATATCCGAAACGCGCCTGGTTTGGCCGGAATTATTTTTATCCTGGTGTCGGCTGAGCCTAGCCCGCCCGCTTTTGTACGATACGACGGATTTCTGCGCAAGCCCATCGATGTACCGATACTGCTGGGGACGATGCGCCGTCTGCTCGCAGAGCATGCCGCCGAATGTGCTGCCACACGCGCTCACGATGTGACCTATCAACACCGCTAG